The Spirulina subsalsa PCC 9445 region GCCTCGCTCACACGGCCTATGTGTGGCCCCTCGCCCAAAAATACGACACTTGGGATCAAACCGTTAAACGCCTTTCCCAAATCCTTAAAATTCCCGAGGCCGACATTCGCACCCCCGTAGAAGATGCAGGCTACAACTCACCCACTCGGGTAGCCGTGGGTCGAGACTTAACGGAAGCTCAAATTACCGCCATTAAAGAATACAGTGCCGAATTACAAGGCGTGGATGTGGATATTGAACATATTCGCAATTACCCCAACAAACAAGTCGGCGCCCACATTCTGGGTTATACCGGAGAACTCAACGCCGAAGAACTCGCCCAACGCCGCAAAGACGGCTACCGTCTGGGGGATATTGTGGGACAAATGGGCGTAGAAGAAGCCTATGAGCATCTGCTGCGCGGGGAGTGGGGCGGACAACAAGTGGAAGTCAACGGCGCGGGTCAAGTGGTGCAGATTTTGGGGCAGAAACAGGCCAAAGCCGGAAGGGATGTCACCATTACCCTCGATTTAGAACTTCAGAAAGCCGCCGAACAAGCTCTAGGCAGCCGTCGAGGGGCGGTGGTAGCCATTGACCCCAATAATGGAGCCGTGCTGGCTATGGCCAGTTTTCCCACCTTTGACCCCAATATTTTCTCCTCCCGCATTACCCCGGAAACCTGGCAAAAACTGCAAGGTCAAGGCAATCCCTTTGTTAACCGGGCGTTGCGGGGTTTTCCTCCCGCTTCTACCTTTAAAGTCGTGACGGCCACAGCGGGGCTGGAATCGGGCAAATATCCCCCCAGTACTATCCTCCCCACTTTTGCCTATTTACGAGTGGGGGGTATGGCATTAGGCGAATGGAATCGCGCCGGTTTTGGACCGATGGGCTATGTCGGGGCGATGGCTTGGAGTAGTAACACCTTCCACGGCCAAATCGGTCGCGGGGTAGGGGGTGAGGTCTTAATCGACTGGGCCCGTCGTTACGGTTTTGGAGATAGAACAGGGATTGAGTTAAAATCTGAGGCTCCAGGTCTGATTGCGGATGATGCTTGGAAACGCAGGCAATTTAACTGGGAGTGGACGGTCGGGGATACGATCAATATGTCTATTGGTCAAGGGTTCACCCAAGCGACTCCTCTACAAGTGGCGGTCATGTTTGCTGTTCCGGCGAATGGAGGCTATCGGGTGCGACCCCATTTAGTGGAAGATCCCAGTAAGAGTAATTCGGATTGGCGAGAGTCTTTAAATCTGAAACCCTCAACCCTTGATATTTTACAGAAATCCCTGCGGGCGGTTGTCACCAATGGAACGGGGGGAGCTTTACAAAGTGAGGGGATTCCTACACCCGCCGGAAAGAGCGGCACGGCGGAAGCTCCTCCGGGGAAAGCCCATGCTTGGTTTGGGGCCTATGCACCCTTTGACAAGCCGGAAATTGTCGTGGTGGCCTTTGCCGAACATTCTGGGGGCGGTGGGGGTTCGGTGGCGGGGCCGATGGTGGCTCAGGTCATGGAGGCCTATTTCCGGCAAAAGAATAATCCTCAGCCCTAAAGGGAGTTCTCCCCATGCGAATTTATGGGAATCGACCGTTGAAAACCCTGCCGGGGCGTGATGTGCGCCCGACTCCGGCGAAGGTGCGGGAGGCTTTGTTTAATATGTGGCGCGATCGCCTCGAAGGATGTCGATGGCTGGATCTCTGTGGGGGCAATGGTTCGATGGGGGCAGAAGCCCTCTGTCGAGGGGCCGGGTGGGTGGTGGGGATTGAAAAGTGGGGGAAGGCCTGCCGAGTGATGGGGGAAAATTGGCAACAGTTCGCCCAGGGGGAGCAAGAGTATCAAGTGATCTGTGGAGATGTTCGCCAAAAACTCCCCGGTTTGGCGGGACAGGTGTTTGATTGTATTTATTTTGACCCACCCTATGCCAGTGATCTCTATCAACCGACCTTAGAGGCGATCGCATCATTCCACTTACTGGCCCCGGATGGGATAATGGCGGCCGAATACGAACCCCATTTCTGGACTCCTCCCCCCCAAGTGCAGCAACTCACCCTCACACGACAAAAGGTTTATGGCAATAGTGCGATCGCCTTTTATCAAGAGGAGGGCGTTTAGGGGCGCAAGTCGGGAGTCGGGAGTCGGGAGTCGGGAAAAGGCAATACTCAAGAGTTTTAGCTATTCACTATTCCCCTGCTCCCCTGTTCCCCCGTTCCCCGTTCCCTAACCCAGTTATTCAGCAGACCTTAGCTAACTCCGTTTGTACTGCATATAGGCCGCAAAAAATAGCCCAGCCAAGGTAATCATAATTAAGCCAAGGGCAATCCCTAAGAGTAAAGGTTCAATCATGCTCGCTCTCCGTTGTTATAGTTCTTTACCTTTTTTTCATCCTACAAGAGATTGGAAACCCTGTGAGGGAAATTCGCCCCTTTTCTCCCTCACAGTGTTTTCAGATACTGCAATAAATCCGCCATATCTTGGGGATTTGGCTGAAACTTTGGCATGGGGGGCGTTTCCCCACTAATCACCTGTTGAATCAACACCACATCAGAGCGCCGTTTCGAGATATGTTGTAGACTCGGCCCCACATTGCCATCTCCATAAACGCCATGACACCCCGCGCAGTTAATCTCAAAAATCGCATGACCCCGTTGAGGATCTCCTTCAATGGCTAACACATTTTGAATATAGGGGTCTGACACGCGGTACAA contains the following coding sequences:
- the mrdA gene encoding penicillin-binding protein 2 — encoded protein: MMRAVHPTTVQPASKVGPKQTSRTVGRQYQSVFIMLMISLLLLGGIGSRLAYLQLVEGDRNKELAENNRIRLIPKQPVRGTIFDRKGRILASSRLAHTAYVWPLAQKYDTWDQTVKRLSQILKIPEADIRTPVEDAGYNSPTRVAVGRDLTEAQITAIKEYSAELQGVDVDIEHIRNYPNKQVGAHILGYTGELNAEELAQRRKDGYRLGDIVGQMGVEEAYEHLLRGEWGGQQVEVNGAGQVVQILGQKQAKAGRDVTITLDLELQKAAEQALGSRRGAVVAIDPNNGAVLAMASFPTFDPNIFSSRITPETWQKLQGQGNPFVNRALRGFPPASTFKVVTATAGLESGKYPPSTILPTFAYLRVGGMALGEWNRAGFGPMGYVGAMAWSSNTFHGQIGRGVGGEVLIDWARRYGFGDRTGIELKSEAPGLIADDAWKRRQFNWEWTVGDTINMSIGQGFTQATPLQVAVMFAVPANGGYRVRPHLVEDPSKSNSDWRESLNLKPSTLDILQKSLRAVVTNGTGGALQSEGIPTPAGKSGTAEAPPGKAHAWFGAYAPFDKPEIVVVAFAEHSGGGGGSVAGPMVAQVMEAYFRQKNNPQP
- the rsmD gene encoding 16S rRNA (guanine(966)-N(2))-methyltransferase RsmD, translated to MRIYGNRPLKTLPGRDVRPTPAKVREALFNMWRDRLEGCRWLDLCGGNGSMGAEALCRGAGWVVGIEKWGKACRVMGENWQQFAQGEQEYQVICGDVRQKLPGLAGQVFDCIYFDPPYASDLYQPTLEAIASFHLLAPDGIMAAEYEPHFWTPPPQVQQLTLTRQKVYGNSAIAFYQEEGV
- the petG gene encoding cytochrome b6-f complex subunit V — encoded protein: MIEPLLLGIALGLIMITLAGLFFAAYMQYKRS
- a CDS encoding c-type cytochrome, with the translated sequence MDTQSAQTETVIPRLILLLLGIILLLLSSLVGVYLYRVSDPYIQNVLAIEGDPQRGHAIFEINCAGCHGVYGDGNVGPSLQHISKRRSDVVLIQQVISGETPPMPKFQPNPQDMADLLQYLKTL